GCTGCGCATCGGCGGCATGACCTGTGCGCACTGCCAGAGCAGGATCGAAAAAGCGCTGCGTAGCACCGCCGGTATCCGCAGTGTGCGGGTGAGCTACAGCGCGGGTACAGCCGTCGTGACTTACGATGCGGACATCGTTGCGCTGCGCGACGTCGTCCGCATCATCACTGGGCTGGACTACCGGGTGCTCGACGGAACCGAGCAGGGGGCGGGCGCGGCGCGGGCCGTGGGCATCCTCTTGATTGTGCTTGCGCTGTATATGATTCTGCGGCAGCTGGGTCTCACCGGGTGGCTGGGTGCATTTCCCACCGCGCAGGCGGGCATGGGGTATGGCATGCTCTTTGTCATCGGACTTACGACTTCGGTGCACTGTCTGGCAATGTGCGGCGGGCTCAACCTCTCGCAGTGCCTCCCGCAGGCGCCGGACACGCCGGCAGCGGGCGGCGGGCGGCGTGTCGTGCTGCGGCCAAGCCTGCTATACAATCTCGGCCGCGTGCTCTCTTATACGCTGGTCGGCGCCGGCGTCGGCGCGCTGGGGGCGGTGATCAGCCTCTCGGGTGTGGCCAAAGGAGCCGTACAACTCCTCGCAGGGGTGTTTATGATCCTCATGGGTTTGACAATGCTGGGGCTTTTTCCCGGACTGCGCCGGTTGGTGCCGCGGATGCCGCGTCTCTTCACCCGGCGGATCGGCGGCGCCGGCGGCGCCCGCAAGCTCGGCCCGTTGTATGTGGGGCTGCTGAACGGCCTTATGCCGTGCGGACCGCTGCAGGCCATGCAGCTCTATGCGCTCTCCACTGGCGGTCCGGTCCGGGGGGCGCTTGCTATGCTGGTATTTTCGTTGGGGACCGTACCGCTGATGTTCGGCCTCGGCGCGCTCAGCTCGGTGCTGAGCCGGACCTTTACCAAAAAGGCCATGACCGCCGGCGCGGCGCTGGTCGTGGTGCTCGGTCTTTCGATGTTCACAAACGGCTGGACGCTCTCCGGACTCTCCCTTTGGAGCGGCTCCGCTTCGGAGCAGGAGGCGGAGGCGCCGGAGCCCCCGCCGGCGGCAGAGACGCTCTCGGAAGGGATCTCGGCGGACGCGCCGGCAGGGGCGGCCGAGGTGCAGCGGGTGAATACCACACTCAAGCCAGGGCGCTACACCCCCATCACAGTCCGGGTGGGCGTGCCGGTGGAATGGACCGTGGACGCTCCGGAGGGCAGCCTCAACGGCTGTAACAACCGCATGTATATTCCAGAATATGGAATCGAAGTCCCTTTTCAGCTCGGAGCCAATCTGATCGAATTCACGCCGACCCGGACGGGCACGTTTGCCTACTCCTGCTGGATGGGGATGATCCGCAGTACGATCACCGTCGTGGACGGCTGAACCCGGGGGCGGCGCCTCCGATTTCATTGGAAGAGGGGCATGAGAGATGCGTGTTTTGCTCAGCCACTGGCACTGCGTGGTGCCTGTCATCCTGCTCGCCGCCGGGTGTTTTTTGGCGAAGGCGTCAAAGTGGCACCGCCGGAAGGCGAACGGGACAACGGCGGAGAATGCTGTGAAGCGAAGACCCTCGAGAGGCCCGCGCGGGCCGTGGAGCACACGGCTGATGCTGCTGGCACTGACGTTGCTGGTCACGGCGGCGGGGTGTGCGCGCGCCGACGCGCCGCCGGATGTGCCGGCGTCCCCGGGCGTGTCCGGCGCGGCTCCGGCGGAGACCCCGAAGATCCCGGCATCGGAGACACCGGAGACAGGCGGAGACGGACCGGCGCCGTCCGGTGCAGATCCGGGTGAATCGGCTGCTCCGGCAGACACACCCGCGCCGCCGAAAGAGGGGGACGGCATGCCGAATCGCCCCGCACCGGCGGATCCGCCGCCGGTGGCCGAATCCGCCGCGCCGGATATCCCGCCGGCGGACCCCGGGACGGCGGGGAGCGTCAACGATCTGGTCATTCCCATCGCCGAGCTTACCGAACAGGCGTCTTTTTATCCGGTGGAGGTGAACGGCACCCAGTTGGAGGTCATCGCGGTGAAGGCGCCGGACGGCACGCTCCGCACGGCGTTCAATACCTGCCAGGTTTGCTACGACTCCGGGCAGGGTTACTACAAGCAGGAGGGAAACGCCCTCGTCTGCCAGAACTGCGGCAGCCTTTTCACGATGGATCGGGTCGAGAAAGCGCAGGGCGGCTGTAACCCGGTACCGATTTATGCCGACTACAAGACGGTGGACGAAGAAAACATCACAATCTCGGGGGCGTTTCTTGAGGAGGCGACGGTCATCTTCCAAAATTGGAAAGCATCCTATTGAAGACGGTCGAAAGGGGAAGAAGAGGAGGGTTTGTATGGACAACCAGATACTCAGCATCGGCGGCATGACTTGCGCGGCTTGCGCGGGGCGGATCGAACGGGTGGTGGGCAAGCTCCCGGGCGTGCGCCGCGCCGCCGTGAACCTGGCCAGCGAGAAGCTGTTTGTAGAATACGATGGGGCCAGCGTGCCGCTCTCCGCCATCAAGGAGGCGGTGGTGAAGATCGGTTACGCGGTGTTGGAGAAACCGCCGGGCGGCACCGTCACCATTCCCGTGGGGGGCATGACCTGCGCGGCCTGCGCGGGGCGGATCGAGAAGACGCTGCGGCGGCTGGACGGCGTGCTTGAGGCCTCCGTCAACCTCGCGACGGAGAAGGCGTTTGTGACGTATGACCCAAAGCGTATCCGCGTGTCCGCGCTCCGAGCGGCCATTGAGAAGCTCGGTTATAAGGCGTTGGAGGCCGACCGAGTCGACGCGGCGGAGGAGGATCGGCGCCGCAAACAGCGAGAGATCCGCGCTCTCTGGATTCGCTTTGTCGTCGCCGCCGTGTTCTCTCTGCCGCTCCTCTACCTCGCGATGGCGCCGATGATCACCTGGGTCCGGCTGCCCTTCCCAGCGTCGCTCGCGCCGATGCAGTTCCCGCTCGTATATGCGGTGGCCGAGCTCATT
This region of Oscillospiraceae bacterium genomic DNA includes:
- a CDS encoding DUF2318 domain-containing protein — encoded protein: MRVLLSHWHCVVPVILLAAGCFLAKASKWHRRKANGTTAENAVKRRPSRGPRGPWSTRLMLLALTLLVTAAGCARADAPPDVPASPGVSGAAPAETPKIPASETPETGGDGPAPSGADPGESAAPADTPAPPKEGDGMPNRPAPADPPPVAESAAPDIPPADPGTAGSVNDLVIPIAELTEQASFYPVEVNGTQLEVIAVKAPDGTLRTAFNTCQVCYDSGQGYYKQEGNALVCQNCGSLFTMDRVEKAQGGCNPVPIYADYKTVDEENITISGAFLEEATVIFQNWKASY
- a CDS encoding sulfite exporter TauE/SafE family protein, whose protein sequence is MGAGLKTKTLRIGGMTCAHCQSRIEKALRSTAGIRSVRVSYSAGTAVVTYDADIVALRDVVRIITGLDYRVLDGTEQGAGAARAVGILLIVLALYMILRQLGLTGWLGAFPTAQAGMGYGMLFVIGLTTSVHCLAMCGGLNLSQCLPQAPDTPAAGGGRRVVLRPSLLYNLGRVLSYTLVGAGVGALGAVISLSGVAKGAVQLLAGVFMILMGLTMLGLFPGLRRLVPRMPRLFTRRIGGAGGARKLGPLYVGLLNGLMPCGPLQAMQLYALSTGGPVRGALAMLVFSLGTVPLMFGLGALSSVLSRTFTKKAMTAGAALVVVLGLSMFTNGWTLSGLSLWSGSASEQEAEAPEPPPAAETLSEGISADAPAGAAEVQRVNTTLKPGRYTPITVRVGVPVEWTVDAPEGSLNGCNNRMYIPEYGIEVPFQLGANLIEFTPTRTGTFAYSCWMGMIRSTITVVDG